GTATAAGTAACTTTCAGTTTACTTCACTTTGAGATGGTTGTACTGTATAAAGCGCATTAGAAATATGTATCCATTAACCATTATAGAACCCTCAAAACAAAGGCTTAGTATTATTCTGTAACTTGAAGAAACCTTGTCAGTGGCGTAACGTAGGGGCCAAATTAATTCTTCTGGTTTAACACTCATAAAGGCCCACCAACACTGGGTAGATGCATTGGGGCTGCTTATGCTCTAGGCCCTGCAAGCTCTGAGGCCCCTTGATGTAGCCAGTGAGAACTCATAGCCGTTATGCCACTTTTTTTAATGCGAAAAAATACCAAAATGATAAGACAAggaaaaattaaacaaataagaCACATTACCTGTTGTCTTAGCACTAGTAGTTTGTTTCGTAGCTTGGCCTGATGCCTTTCCTTTAACCTGGCTCTGGCAATATATGCTTTCAAATTTTGAAGGAGTGTCTCCCAGTACCCAATATCAACAGCGCCATCATCCCCATTTAATCGACTCATGATCTGCTTTTGAAGAAGCATCAACTGGCTATGCTGAATGAAGAAAAGACAATAAAATTATACTTAGAGAACAAACTCTTAATGGGATACTTCAAATTAGTGGAAACACATTCCAAAAAaggaggaaatatatattttacgcTATTAAACTGTGTCGAATGTGTCCtcttaaaaaaagaaaagttgAGTACAGTTTAAAATCAAGAAGACATGGAGAAGTGATTttcatctatttttttttttaattagaaagtcttattatttttttaatttcgtttttataataacaatataaaatgtcAACAAACATATAGTTATATTGTTTTACTTACTGTTTTGCCTTTGAAGATTTTTTCAACTTCCGAGCTAACAGAGTTGTTGATTCCTTCTCGCCTATCAGCACCATCTAAAAACACAAGgtattattcataaaaaataactgTTCTAAATTGGAAATAGGTTAGAGTTAGGCATGTTTTGCCGGTCGTAGATTGCAAAGTGCAATAGAGTGAGGCAGTGATGTAGACCAGATCGAAAAATTTTAGATTGGTGGAAATGGCTAAAAAATAGACTTTGagtttgtttaaaatatacCCTGATCTTCTTGggcttaatttgcataaaataaaaatggctTATTTTGAGTATTTATTGTAATATAGTTGACATAGATTCCATAGATATAAACATAAGGTACTTTGATTTTGATTGTTTCGGCTATATTAACCACCCTTGTAAAATTACAGTAACGTTTGTACTTGACAATTTATCTCATATTGTATGATCGTGTGATGTTTCAttgaactttattttttttttaatgtacaagaAAACAATATTAACTGAATGAACTAAGATAACCCAAGAAAGTTTaagaaaaaaaacctatttccatTGTCAGACAGTATTGCATATTCGCTAGCCATGCTCTAGCTAGCCTAGGTTGCTAAAATCACATAGTCTTATGATATCAACCAAACATGCCTTACCTAGGCATTCAGGATCTATCTTCTTTAGCTTAGCCAGCTCATCATCTGTTATCAATGTTATGTCTTGCCAGTAATCTACATTTTTCTTGTCATCTAACTTCATATATACATCAATGTCTACTAATAAATTTTCTAAATCCGTAATTGTTAAACCctagaataaaaataaagatgtGTCAAACCGAATTAGgtatttaaaatgttaccattaaaatatagaaatgcaaacaaaaaagaaataatacgattacaatttacttatttattatttccaAAGTATTTTTAAGGTTTGTGagacaaatattaaattaagtaAAACCACCTACCATTAGGACTTTATATGGCTCTTGTATTTCTAGAGAAAAATCGCCATCGTCATCCTCAGCGATGTACTGTGCAAGCAAGTCAATAGGCTTAGCTGtggattaattaaaaatatatattgtaatatatttttcataCTAAGTAATACATACAATATTACAACTTATACATTTTAAGTTTTATTGTTAGCACACATGTACTACAAACTCTGGAAATGAAAGGTTAATGTGCAGTCAACAACATATGAAAATCAGAATAGAAATGGGTCCATTTTTCTTAAACGATTTTAAATCGTCTCTCACGGTTACATTCATTgtattactacagtactgtatttgggCAAATAGTGATAACGTATGATTTATAAGGGAACAGAAGAGTAGAGATCTCTGATATTGATACTTCTACCAAAACAACTTTTACCTCTGCCATCTTTGATTCTAATACTGGAACGTAGCTTGGCTTGCTGAAGATGAaactacaaacaaaattaaatattattaaatttctgtcaaatgcatttttattttatgtctttaggaaCATGTGGTCAAGGAtgaccaatagtaaattaatcagtGCCCTATAAGATAGGTGGTAATACCAGGACACAAAGGATATTTTTTTAGTAGGTTTATCATGCATCATGCAGTGTAATTAGTTGTGTTTTCAAACATCAGGAAACCAAATGTCATGTTTGTTTGTGATCATGTCAATAAAGAATACTTATCTTATACAATGTTAAAGTAATACGAGAACATCATCTATGAGAGTGAGTtatacaaatgcaatttgaatgacaattttgtagttttatcgAAGTTTATcatttaacaaaacattttttttattaattgttcaGGTGGACAATATATCGTTAAGAAGTAAGATATGCTTGAATTACTAAGAACAATGTACTCAGATGGCACTTGAATCGTTTTTTGCAGAATCATTTTTTTTCCGGTGTGTTGGTCctgtttttgtattgttattgaTACCAtgagataaataaataacaaaaaaaatacaaatgctCTTTACTGTTAAAATAAATGAACAGAAAGTTCTGTATTTTGCTGGTAAGCCTTTAAATTGTTTACTTACATTATCCTCTTGTTGTTCCCATTCCTTAAAAGATTCTGCTTCCCTTTGTCGCTGCATTAATTCCTACAATTTCAAGGACAGATTTtgtttattacaaaatgtataaGAACTCTAGTATACATTTGAATATAAAGCATAGTTTGCTCTGgaaaaatgtgtaaacaattTACTATAAGaaaaaattcagaaaaaaaaacagaaaacaatGTTTTGCAGAGTATAGCAACTAGACCATTAGCACTCAATAAAGAACTGAGCAGTGTTTTTATTACTACAATTTCAAAACATACACTAATAAGTTTGCACAGTTTTTAaggttgttaaaaaaaaaacaaagaattttattattatttttttttgtttaagatatatatttatttctaaaagTGAATTAAATATTTCGGAGACAGtttgttaaaaaaatgatttatgaatattaatttttagaAAGGTACCccttctttatttatttttcaatgtttgTGTATTCTGTATACTGTATGCATATTTGATTATATTCTATATTTATCGGTTTTTATCATACTAATATTTGGCaatttttaagaaaaattaatattgttattttattatgataatggacaaataaagcattttagtattcaatttgttttattaaatatctATTAGAGCTACAATATTGCGACTTTCTTGAATGGTTTTTCCACACTGGTTAACTATTTTTCATAAAGTAAAACCATTACCAtttctttttctctttcttCTCGTTCTTTTTCTCTTTCTAACCTTCTCTGTTTAACCTTTTGCAGTTCAAGCTGTAAATAAACATTACATAAGTAAGGaataattggtcagatgtttgccctactctgacataATTACGCTGTATGTGTCCGTCTGTGATCTAGACATAATTTGTACTTCATACTAAGTACATGGAGAATAATTTTGCAAGTAATTCTCGGGTAGGACCCACAAGCTCCAGGTCCGTGGACTGGAAAATGTAACAATATTACGCTGTATGCATCTGTCTGTGATCTAGACAACCACAGTTAAAGAATCATATACATTTTTGGTGAATCTGGATAAGACTTTTTTCCAAAAACCAGCTTTgataaaactttattatttataataaaatcagTGTGCAGAAATACACTTACCCTGTTTTCAATCTGCTTATGTCGACTTAACTTCTTAATTACATTCGCATCAGCATCTTTTAATCCAAGTTTGTCATTTTTCTAGATTGTaatgaaaatatgttataaaatgagGCAATTTATCACTATAGTTGAGTTTAGATGTTGCCTGGTTAAGGCAGGTGTGCCACAAATTAAAATTGTAGCCATAAAAgttttctcggataaggactagaGTCCACTGTTCAATTGTACACAATTTGCTATTGTGCACTTCAAAGAactttgtactgtatatgatttcCTGTTTATTCTATTGTGAATTAAAACTTGTGAAACATTTGTTTGTGCAaggaggaaaaaaataaaataataatacttggTTTGTGAAcaccttttattttatatgattgaataaataaaaatatatttgtgtcTTAGTATTCTTGACATGTCTAAGATATAATTGTCTTACCTTATGCCAAGTGAACATTTCTAATAGGTTTGGATCAGCAAAGGGATTGTCTTGGTTTGTGTAACCCTAAAAGTGAGAAGAAATCAAAGCGTTAAAGGTTAAAGATATGACATTAAACATAATAATCTATACTAGCCACTATGGACCTGTTCTGCTgtgaaaaaaaacttaaatacaATTACACCTACAggtaatttaaaataaccggGTATGGCTTTTATAACAGTTATTTAAAAAGACCCAATTGATGTTGGAAATTGATATTGCTGTGTCACTGTTATTTGATtgattgtattttcattttgagtaatgaaatgttttttgtCAATGACCACCCATCAATTCACCGACTGTTTGGGAGCACAAACTTAGCTAAATATgctatattaaaaattatattttaaattatataattgttttgttatttgggATTATGCACCAGAAATAGGCCCTATAAGGGCAACAGATCCAGTCATCACAGGTCAAGTTTTATAGCATTTTACCATCATTTCTTTATCCCATCccattttttcttttctttttctttctttagcTAACTTCTTTTCTTGTCTTCTAGCCCTCTTTTCTTCTGGTGTTTCCAGGGCCTTCATCACTGACTTCTGCTTTCTGAAACAAATACAATGAATCCTGTCAtacacaatttttattttaaaatgtttcataTCAGTAATAACACAAATCAAAATCACAtactgttattttgtagttttataaagttaatcacttccataaaaattttcacttataaattgacaaaataaatggttattcaaccaaaaacccactgactggcagccaatttaaccattttttgctttaaattacagttttttcaggtaaatacattttgtttcgatccaatttttggtcaaagtggataactatatgttacattaaaattgcatattcaacaaaaattgtgttaagaattatattttcagggggacaatacatctttaaggcaCAAACATGAAGAAGTtaatgtactactgtatgttgCTCTAGTACAATTCCACACTAGTATAATTTAAACAGAAGCAATTCAAGTACATACGCATGAgtgttaattttttaattttaattttaatttattcgacttctcactaactcagttagtgaaggatctggaccaacaggtggtaaacacctctaaaacggtccagtcccaatttgcacagtggttgtgtgtgacagtggctgtgtttgtgtggactagtacaccggggtaaccccctactcgtctcgaaagatgtactaggttctttaaagtgcgcatgagctatgtgtacactggacctacggtttatagtccttatccgagaagactcgttctaccaccagaaccatggagcgagtgagccttgaacccttgccgatgttatggctacgtaattacggttccactgtcttaaccgctcggccactcactcgcttgTAGTCATGTCTCCTGGAAGTACAGTATGCAgtcttaaggccaatttacacatacAGGCTGACACACgctaatgaataaaaatatagaatctatgtaaTTAATGTCTCTTCAAACACAAAACGCTTTTTTCTTATACCTTTTCTCTTCCTTTGTCATTTCTCTTGGTCTGGATGGTGGACTTGACTTTCTTCGTTCTTTTGAGGGTGAACTGTGCTTGTGTTTCCGCCTGATGGGGGATTTTGAATTTGAACGCCTAGAGTGCTTTCTGTATCTGTTCTCTGGACTACTGTTACTGCTACTGTCATCACTTGAACTGAAGTAGATGAATTGAACATGAATATATTGCTTTCTCAAGctctgtatttaattttttttaatatttaatttaagagTGTAAAATAGGGCCTAgtctagcctagggcctagttaGTAGTACTATTTAAAAAACCCACACAACAGTCttacacaaaaaatatattcaGCACGCAGGATCACTTCCTCAAATTTTACAGATATTTTGTTGCAGCAAAAAGAGTTCGATTTCCGGCATTAATTTATCAGATGGTTAAAAAGCATGTCTGGCCTAGCTTACTTGACCTACCTGTACCGTCGTTTCTTggattttcttttgtatttagCTTCATCTCTTTCTCTCGACCGTGATCTGTGCTTTTTATGTTTCTTTTCACTTCTACCCATATCTATATAAAAACTGTTTTGACCTTTCTTAACGAAAATCTTGTCTGGgatatttcagaaaaaaaaagcaGCAGCGTAAACAATACGAAAACAAAAACGCCACCTAACGGTTGGAGAGttgtttttttggtaaaaaatagATGGCgctgttttatttttaagttaTTAGAGTGTTGTACAGTACTGCAATTACAAATCAACATGAAAGAGTgaattttgattaataattttgaattctctaattagttatccgcttggtataccaagcggataactccttgttattgtatgagatcaacagtttttttctgtattattagttatccgcttggtataccaagcggataactccttgttattgtatgagatcaacattttttttctgtattattagttatccgcttggtataccaagcggataactccttgttattgtatgagatcaacattttttttctgtattattagttatccgcttagtagcggataactccttgtaatcgtcctgtttcatcatctttttttttttttttttctgtattattagttatccgcttagtagcggataactccttgtaactgtatgaaatcatctttttctgtattattagttatccgcttagtagcggataactccttgtaatcgtcctgtttcatcatattttttttttttttttttttctgtattatacttctttccttctgtcatttttgtgcgtcgcgtttctctgaaacgtgtaaacagaacaaatcgtaactttgtcaacatatcgacatttacgtgaacttgtgcacctcctatttttgaatgacgtcagagttgcgcaacgtgacttacgcgcgattttatgaatttcaatgattgatcatagactaaaaaccaaacataactttgttttgacactttgtgaaaatttaagttacatcaagcgcaaactttctatggattaaaaatagcatctttcacaaaaagttacgcgcgcacgcgcgtttaaaattttagagtgcgaaaaatcaacttctaatcaactttctatgcgtttcatgtcattttgagcatgtcaaaaattcccacgcgcgcgaaactttttacgcacgcggtgcacacgtagcgttaaaaacatatttttttcgcgtgatttatgttttttcagccttttatagtaatgttaccaacttttaaacaatttcgacttaaaattacgtcatacgagcacgtcgaattaaataatttgcacgcgtttctggtgaaaaagttcaaaaattcgtcaaaattatgcctatttttaaacagtcatagattctaaactacatggagaacttttttttaattacatattctggaagttgatgagttgtagatatcgaatcatgcattaatatggctaaccggacattgtaacgtcatcgtatggccacgcaaatataaaatataggatttttgtctctttcgtcatagttcatcacatttaatagagcgcatctccacttattcgttgtccattttcaccccgattttaatatattctaggtcaatcaactatcttttgcatgaattaaaaattttttaattttttcaacgtcatcatgcctaaaaatttaaattacgttggtcattaatttcatctttacagtaaattttaatctgttatagctcgtaagaataaaatgtgataatcacgattaaaacgttttcaggaagctattgtattgtagatacaaaatcatgtgaaaattgctccaatcgaatgttgtgacgtcatcatatggccagttaaatacaaaaagtcgtattttcatcttttgcgttatatttcattacatttaaaagagcgcgcatcaatatttcacgtattcaaatttcttctacacgttaatatgttgttgctgagataatttcattctgaaatttctacttttgcatttcattttgaaaccgtcaagatgttcaaaattacaataaaatacgggtcccgtaatttcacctattttacactgtttgtgatatgtatacagattgtactgtgtatactatgtatatgacacaaaataacagaattcagaaataacaacatatcatattcttcagttcaggtcataatgccttaatatttttctgtgtgcaatattctaacgtatgacgtgcacatggcgtttgtcgagcggataactaactcgtcatagtgacgagtttcatgtctagttctttctttctgtcaattttgtgtcttgcgtatctcaaaaacttgtaaacaaaacattttataactttgtcaacatgtgggcattcacgtgaaattgtgcacctcctattgtgaatgacgtcagaattgcgcaacgtgatttacgcgcattttaacgaatttcgcgtatttaacatagatcgaaaaccatatagcaatttaaattgcaacttaacaaaagtttaatttatatctcgCACTAActgactgtggaaaaaaaatggcatgtttcacacgaagttacgcgcgcacgggcgtttaaaatttcaaaatgcgaaaaatcaatttctaataaactttctacgcgtttcatgtcattttgagcaagTCAAAAAATCCCATGCGCGCGCATATTTTTACTCgcacggtgcgcacgtagcgttgaaaataaatttttttcgcgtgattcatgtttttccagccttttctagtaattttaccaacttttgaacaattttgacctaaaattacgtcatacgggcacatccaattggataatttacgtgcgtttttgatgaaaaagttcaaaaatttgtcaaaattatgcctttttttaaacattcatagattctaaactacgaggtgaacctttttttaaattatatattctggaagttgatgagttgtagatatggaatcatgcattaatatggctaatcgGACATTATAaggtcatcgtatggccacgcgaatataaaatataggatttttatatctttcgtcatagcgcatcacatttaatagagcgcatctccacttatccgttttttattttcaccccgattttgatattgtctaggtgaacgaactatctttcgcatgagttaaaaatattttaatttttatgacgtcatcatgtcgaaaattgtaaataacgtgggtgacttattttcatctttacagtaaatttcaatctgttatagctcatcagaataaaaagtgataatcatgattaaaacgttttctggaagctaagggattgtagatacgaattcatgtaaacattttgccaatgggatgttgtgacgtcatcatatggccagttgaataaaaaaaggcgtattttcatattttgcgtaatatttcatcacatttaaaagggcgcgcatctatattttacgtattcaaatttcttctactcgctaatatgttgttgctgagataatatccttccgaaattgttattttagtgtttcattttgataccgtcgccatgttaaaaaatggaataaatggcgggtcccgtaatttcacctattctacactgtatgtaatatgtatacagattatactgtttatactgtactaaatgacacaaaattgatagaattcagcactaacaacatattatattcttcagatcaggtcataatgccataatctttttctgtgtgcaaaatTCTAACgcatgacgtgcacgtggcgtttgtcgtgcggataactaactcgtcaaagtgacgagtttcatgtctagtacttctttccttctgtcatttttgtgcgtcgcgtttctctaaaacgtgtaaacagaacatatcgtaactttgtcaacatatcgacatttacgtgaacttgtgcacctcctatttttgaatgacgtcagagttgcgcaacgtgacttacgcgcgattttatgaatttcaatgattgatcatagactaaaaacgaaacataattttgttttgacactttgtgaaaatttaagtcacatcaagcgcaaacttcctatggattaaaaatagcatgtttcacaaaaagttacgcgcgcacgcgcgtttaaaatttcagagtgcgaaaaatcaacttctaatcaactttctatgcgtttcatgtcattttgagcatgtcaaaaattcccacgcgcgcgaaactttttacgcacgcggtgcacacttagagttaaaaacatatttttttcgcgtgattcatgttttttcagccttttatagtaatgttaccaacctttaaacaatttcgacttaaaattacgtcatacgagcacgtcgaattaaataatttgcacgcgtttctggtgaaaaagttcaaaaattcgtcaaaattatgcctatttttaaacagtcatagattctaaactacatggagaacttttttttaattacatattctggaagttgatgagttgtagatatcgaatcatgcattaatatggctaaccggacattgtgacgtcatcgtatggccacgcgaatataaaatataggatttttgtctctttcgtcatagctcatcacatttaatagagcgcatctccacttattcgtagtcgattttcaccccgattttaatatattctaggtcaatcaactatcttttgcatgaattaaacattttttaatttttttatcgtcatcatgcctaaaaatttaaattacgttggtcattaatttcatctttacagtaaattttaatctgttatagctcgtaagaataaaatgtgataatcaggattaaaacgttttcaggaagctattgtattgtagatacaaaatcatgtgaaaattgtgccaatcgaatgttgtgacgtcatcatatggccagttaaatacaaaaagtcgtattttcatcttttgcgttatatttcattacatttaaaagagcgcgcatcaatatttcacgttttcaaatttcttctacacgttaatatgttgttgctgagataatttcattctgaaatttctacttttgcatttcattttgaaaccgtcaagatgttaaaaattacaataaaatacgggtcccgtaatttcacctattttacactgtttgtgatatgtatacagattgtactgtgtatactatatgacacaaaataacagaattcagaaataacaacatatcatattcttcagttcaggtcataatgccttaatatttttctgtgtgcaatattctaacgtatgacgtgcacgtggcgtttgtcgagcggataactaactcgtcaaagtgacgagtttcatgtctagttcttctttccatCCTTCTTTTTTGTggatcgcgtttctctaaaatgtgtaaacataacatttcataactttgacaacatatgggcatttacgtgaagttgtgcacctcctatttttgaatgacgtcatagttgcgcaacgtgacttacgcgcaattttatgaatttcaatgattgatcatagattaaaaaccaaaagtcatttagtattgacactttgacaaaatttaagtcatatcaggggcaaactttctacggattagaaatggcatgtttcacaagaagttacgcac
This genomic stretch from Antedon mediterranea chromosome 11, ecAntMedi1.1, whole genome shotgun sequence harbors:
- the LOC140062280 gene encoding splicing factor Cactin-like, translating into MGRSEKKHKKHRSRSRERDEAKYKRKSKKRRYSSSDDSSSNSSPENRYRKHSRRSNSKSPIRRKHKHSSPSKERRKSSPPSRPREMTKEEKRKQKSVMKALETPEEKRARRQEKKLAKERKRKEKMGWDKEMMGYTNQDNPFADPNLLEMFTWHKKNDKLGLKDADANVIKKLSRHKQIENRLELQKVKQRRLEREKEREEREKEMELMQRQREAESFKEWEQQEDNFHLQQAKLRSSIRIKDGRAKPIDLLAQYIAEDDDGDFSLEIQEPYKVLMGLTITDLENLLVDIDVYMKLDDKKNVDYWQDITLITDDELAKLKKIDPECLDGADRREGINNSVSSEVEKIFKGKTHSQLMLLQKQIMSRLNGDDGAVDIGYWETLLQNLKAYIARARLKERHQAKLRNKLLVLRQQQGVESEPMFPSGSSEQQPTAVSGSGEIELSSSDSDEDIEEEKPEGATGGKEEDQPSTSNDAEDEEVEALITEEDLQQQSHDDYNEGRYSPALMRTRDLPPDTILFDPEEDMAKLEVLRKRLMATGSAKDTAESEFIKKARMGMGSDEATFAVEMDIKKQEPYLWSDKYRPRKPRFFNRVHTGFEWNKYNQTHYDMDNPPPKVVQGYKFNIFYPDLIDKRTAPEYTVTPDTTNEDFAVLRFNAGPPYEDIAFKIVNREWEYSHRHGFRCQFSNSIFQLWFRFKRYRYRR